From the Streptomyces nigrescens genome, one window contains:
- a CDS encoding GTP-binding protein, giving the protein MGSRVPKGLLSVVVGNTPAARGLAVDKVVCAVPGAVVLAVSVHCRDDGFPVVQRLVAGTGVPQSMSQAATGDPVVILRQDLLAIRRAVQPPHVVLALPDELDVLPFLVELWRPRIGASALGDYYAPAPVLAGIDPAAFLAELGCVHRAARLWDGADHTDPLTPAEIAARRVEAADGLIVPTPPNPADCRAGGVAALARHLNPSATLAPVSRQSESGLELPPSFLLPAPHALEEWRARLEPVTVPRLRPGTDQGVSSVRWRARRPLHPERLADTLATVMAGVVRSRGHLWLSSRPEAVVSWRSAGAHVELRVAGRWLEPGAESAWRAASPQRRTLASWFWHDYYGERRGDITFTGAHLDRGRLCSALDAALLDDAELALGSEGWAGFPDPLLGDLPR; this is encoded by the coding sequence ATGGGAAGCCGAGTGCCCAAGGGGCTGTTGAGCGTGGTGGTGGGAAACACCCCAGCCGCTCGGGGGCTTGCGGTGGACAAGGTGGTGTGTGCGGTTCCCGGTGCCGTGGTGCTGGCCGTGTCCGTCCACTGCCGGGATGACGGTTTCCCGGTTGTACAGCGCCTTGTCGCCGGTACCGGCGTGCCGCAGTCCATGTCGCAGGCGGCTACCGGCGACCCGGTGGTCATACTCCGGCAGGACCTGCTGGCCATCCGCCGCGCTGTGCAGCCCCCTCATGTGGTCCTCGCCCTCCCTGACGAGCTCGATGTCCTGCCGTTCCTGGTGGAGCTGTGGCGGCCGCGGATCGGCGCCAGTGCGCTCGGCGACTACTACGCCCCCGCTCCCGTCCTGGCCGGAATCGACCCGGCGGCATTTCTGGCCGAGTTGGGATGCGTCCACCGCGCGGCACGACTGTGGGACGGCGCAGACCACACCGACCCCCTGACGCCGGCCGAGATCGCCGCCCGCCGGGTGGAAGCCGCAGACGGTCTGATCGTGCCGACACCGCCGAATCCCGCCGATTGCCGAGCGGGTGGGGTGGCCGCGCTGGCACGCCACCTCAATCCTTCCGCGACGCTCGCCCCTGTTTCTCGGCAGTCGGAGTCAGGGCTGGAGCTGCCGCCGTCGTTCCTCCTGCCCGCACCGCACGCTCTTGAGGAGTGGCGGGCTCGGCTGGAACCGGTGACCGTGCCACGTTTGCGTCCCGGTACCGACCAGGGTGTGTCGTCAGTGCGGTGGCGGGCCCGGCGCCCCCTGCACCCTGAGCGGCTCGCGGATACGCTGGCCACCGTCATGGCCGGTGTGGTACGCAGCCGAGGTCATCTGTGGCTGTCCAGTCGGCCAGAGGCGGTGGTGAGCTGGCGGTCGGCCGGAGCCCATGTGGAACTGCGCGTAGCCGGCCGCTGGCTGGAGCCCGGAGCCGAGAGTGCCTGGCGCGCCGCATCCCCGCAACGGCGCACTCTGGCCTCGTGGTTCTGGCACGACTACTACGGCGAACGCCGTGGCGACATCACCTTCACCGGTGCCCATCTCGACCGAGGCCGGCTGTGCTCCGCGCTCGACGCGGCTCTGCTGGACGACGCGGAGCTCGCGCTGGGCTCGGAGGGATGGGCCGGGTTCCCCGATCCTCTGCTCGGCGATCTCCCGCGTTGA
- a CDS encoding GTP-binding protein, translating to MTHNRLPVTVLSGFLGAGKTTLLNHVLGNREGLRVAVIVNDMSEINIDATLVRGGDAALSRTEERLVEMTNGCICCTLRDDLLEEVDRLAREGRFDYLLIESSGISEPMPVAATFAFPRDDGATLGDLAKLDTMVTVVDAANFLPELTGGDGLAERGLDQYEDDERTVSDLLMDQIEFADVIVLNKTDLVDEQSAERLQAALTRLNPAARIVPARHGRVNPGDILGTGRFDLERAQQAPGWVQELNGDHVPETEEYGISSTVFRADAPFHPGRLWTFVTEGLDSGTYGQILRSKGFFWLSSRPNVTGLWSQAGAVARFEPSGARDADDRQGQELVFIGTGLRAEALQAALADCLLAAGERLTDDPFPEWETYGLDDACEHEHPDLVPQA from the coding sequence ATGACGCACAACCGACTGCCCGTCACGGTCTTGTCCGGCTTCCTCGGAGCAGGCAAAACCACCCTGCTCAATCACGTCCTGGGCAACCGGGAGGGCCTACGCGTCGCGGTCATCGTCAATGACATGAGCGAGATCAACATCGACGCGACCCTGGTGCGCGGCGGCGACGCCGCGCTCTCCCGCACCGAGGAACGCCTGGTCGAGATGACCAACGGTTGCATCTGCTGCACCCTGCGCGATGACCTGCTCGAAGAGGTCGACCGACTGGCCCGCGAGGGCCGCTTCGACTATCTCCTCATCGAGTCCAGCGGCATCTCGGAACCGATGCCCGTCGCGGCCACCTTCGCCTTCCCCCGCGACGACGGAGCGACCCTGGGCGACCTCGCCAAGCTCGACACGATGGTGACCGTCGTCGACGCCGCCAACTTCCTGCCGGAGCTGACCGGGGGCGACGGACTGGCCGAGCGGGGACTGGACCAGTACGAGGACGACGAACGCACCGTCAGCGACCTGCTGATGGACCAGATCGAATTCGCCGATGTCATCGTCCTCAACAAGACCGATCTCGTCGATGAGCAGAGCGCCGAACGCCTTCAGGCCGCGCTCACCCGCCTCAACCCGGCCGCCCGCATCGTGCCCGCCCGGCACGGACGGGTGAACCCCGGCGACATTCTCGGCACCGGGCGCTTCGACCTGGAGCGGGCCCAACAGGCCCCGGGCTGGGTGCAGGAACTCAACGGCGACCACGTTCCGGAGACCGAGGAGTACGGCATCTCCAGCACGGTCTTCCGCGCCGATGCGCCCTTCCACCCCGGCCGGCTGTGGACCTTCGTCACCGAGGGCCTCGACAGCGGCACCTACGGTCAGATCCTGCGCTCCAAGGGCTTCTTCTGGCTGTCCAGCCGCCCGAACGTCACCGGGCTGTGGTCACAGGCCGGGGCTGTCGCACGCTTCGAGCCTTCCGGAGCCCGCGATGCCGACGATCGCCAGGGCCAGGAACTGGTCTTCATCGGCACCGGGTTGCGCGCGGAGGCACTGCAAGCGGCCCTGGCCGACTGTCTCCTGGCCGCGGGGGAAAGGCTCACCGACGACCCGTTCCCCGAATGGGAAACCTACGGCCTCGACGACGCCTGCGAACACGAGCACCCGGATCTCGTGCCGCAGGCATGA
- the rpmF gene encoding 50S ribosomal protein L32, with translation MAVPKRKMSRSNTRHRRAQWKATTPQLVSITVDGTAHLVPQRLAKAYERGLLRPES, from the coding sequence ATGGCCGTACCCAAGCGCAAGATGTCCCGCAGCAACACCCGCCACCGCCGCGCCCAGTGGAAGGCCACGACTCCGCAGCTCGTGTCGATCACCGTGGACGGCACTGCCCACCTCGTCCCGCAGCGCCTGGCCAAGGCGTACGAACGCGGGCTGCTGCGCCCCGAAAGCTGA
- a CDS encoding cupin domain-containing protein yields MAKNSVVRRKGEGDAFWMLNGLYEVKASGEETNGEMTVMEMTIPEGGGPPPHIHPGTESVYVVEGTLRYHIGKETFEGGPGSFFHIPAGTLERFEPTSTVRMVITYTPGGIDKFFAEAGEPAQRRELPPPSDTAPEVERLVEIGRRHNIDMRPMHLA; encoded by the coding sequence ATGGCGAAGAACTCCGTCGTACGCCGGAAGGGCGAAGGCGACGCATTCTGGATGCTGAACGGCCTCTACGAGGTCAAGGCGTCTGGTGAGGAAACCAACGGCGAGATGACCGTCATGGAGATGACCATTCCGGAGGGAGGGGGCCCACCGCCGCACATTCACCCCGGAACCGAGAGCGTCTACGTCGTCGAGGGGACGCTGCGCTACCACATCGGCAAGGAGACGTTCGAAGGCGGCCCCGGCTCGTTCTTCCACATCCCCGCGGGGACGCTGGAGCGATTCGAACCTACGAGCACGGTCCGTATGGTGATCACCTACACGCCGGGCGGTATCGACAAGTTCTTCGCCGAAGCCGGTGAACCGGCCCAGCGGCGCGAGCTGCCCCCGCCGTCGGACACGGCGCCGGAGGTCGAGCGCCTGGTGGAGATCGGCCGGCGGCACAACATCGACATGAGGCCCATGCACCTGGCCTAG
- a CDS encoding DUF2000 domain-containing protein, producing MTVPTANPACVDAAEVDSRYKFIVALKGKLPPGVAANAASHLCLGLAAKAATEQPELLGKMSFLTFSDADAGSHAPISGLSLVVLEGRPAWVRQLRDQADASGLLYTDFTAEMTGETYAEQLNRMKNTPEQALDYYGIAVFGQRDVLDPLTKKFSLLR from the coding sequence ATGACCGTACCCACTGCCAACCCCGCTTGTGTCGATGCGGCTGAGGTCGACAGCCGTTATAAGTTCATCGTCGCCCTCAAGGGGAAACTTCCGCCCGGGGTTGCCGCGAATGCGGCGTCGCACCTGTGCCTGGGACTGGCCGCCAAGGCGGCCACCGAACAGCCGGAGCTGCTGGGCAAGATGTCGTTCCTTACGTTCTCGGATGCTGATGCCGGCAGCCACGCCCCCATCTCCGGGCTCTCCCTCGTGGTCCTCGAAGGGCGCCCGGCCTGGGTCCGGCAGCTGCGCGACCAGGCCGACGCTTCAGGGTTGCTGTACACCGACTTCACCGCAGAGATGACCGGGGAAACCTACGCAGAACAGCTCAACCGGATGAAAAACACGCCGGAACAGGCCCTCGACTACTACGGAATCGCCGTCTTCGGGCAGCGCGATGTGCTGGACCCGCTGACCAAGAAGTTCTCCCTGCTGCGCTGA
- a CDS encoding hemerythrin domain-containing protein, giving the protein MGHGGDVIAELTTDHREVDDLFAQFDDAPPGSEARKRLMDALTIELVRHSVAEEQYLYPAVREHLEEGNALADKELEDHARLEQLLKDLQQREATDKDFDLLVRELRTEVTAHVDDEENNLFTRLRNGVHPYVLEELGDKIRQAKKTAPTRPHPAAPSTPPANKLLAPGLGLVDRVRDYVSGRGQ; this is encoded by the coding sequence GTGGGGCATGGCGGCGATGTGATTGCGGAGCTGACCACCGACCACCGTGAGGTCGACGACCTCTTCGCGCAGTTCGATGACGCTCCTCCCGGCAGCGAGGCCCGCAAGCGGCTGATGGATGCGCTGACGATCGAGCTGGTCCGGCACTCCGTCGCCGAGGAGCAGTACCTCTACCCCGCGGTGCGCGAGCACCTGGAGGAGGGCAATGCGCTGGCAGACAAGGAGCTCGAGGACCACGCCCGCCTCGAGCAGCTGCTCAAAGACCTCCAACAGCGCGAGGCCACGGACAAGGACTTCGACCTTCTGGTGCGCGAGCTGCGCACCGAGGTGACTGCGCACGTCGATGACGAGGAGAACAACCTCTTCACCCGGCTCCGCAATGGTGTCCACCCCTATGTGCTGGAGGAGCTGGGCGACAAGATCCGCCAGGCGAAGAAGACCGCCCCCACCCGCCCCCACCCCGCAGCTCCCAGTACGCCGCCGGCCAACAAGCTGCTCGCGCCGGGGCTGGGGCTGGTGGACCGGGTGCGTGACTACGTCAGCGGCCGCGGCCAGTAG
- a CDS encoding plasmid stabilization protein, whose product MPAGSSKKRERQYEHIKEQAEERGTSEKRAKEIAARTVNKERARSGEAKTASKTSTRDPKSAPQRGGERSHKGPGGPTRDQLYEEAKKKNVEGRSNMNKEQLRRAVGR is encoded by the coding sequence ATGCCTGCAGGATCAAGTAAGAAGCGTGAGCGGCAGTACGAGCACATCAAGGAACAGGCCGAGGAGCGCGGAACCTCCGAGAAGCGGGCCAAGGAGATCGCCGCCCGTACGGTGAACAAAGAGCGCGCTCGTTCCGGCGAGGCGAAGACCGCCAGCAAGACCTCTACACGCGATCCGAAGTCGGCCCCGCAGCGGGGCGGGGAACGCTCGCACAAGGGGCCGGGCGGACCGACCCGCGACCAGCTCTACGAAGAGGCCAAGAAGAAGAACGTCGAGGGCCGCTCCAACATGAACAAGGAGCAGCTGCGGCGCGCCGTCGGCCGCTGA
- a CDS encoding SigB/SigF/SigG family RNA polymerase sigma factor, with protein MSTSNSTLATGTAQETSSKACAVPAPTVLPQIPDPRHIAPADARKLSKLLLLRLEALEEGRREYQYVRNTLIEMNLTLVRYVARRFSSRKESMEDVLQVGTIGLIKAIDRYDASRDVEFTTLAVPYIQGEIKRFFRDTTWSVHVPRRLQELRIDLARAREELEGQGSHEPSAAELAEHLDMPEDEVAEGLVACNGYDSDSIDRPIQAGSGGRQQTGFVADLIGTEDPALALAEDIQALKPHLAKLDDRERTLLQLRFGAEMTQTEIGDALNLSQMHVSRLLTRICSKLREGLLATA; from the coding sequence ATGAGCACGAGCAACAGCACCTTGGCGACCGGAACGGCGCAGGAGACCTCATCGAAGGCGTGTGCCGTTCCGGCCCCTACGGTGCTGCCGCAGATCCCGGACCCGCGGCACATCGCTCCCGCCGACGCACGGAAGCTCTCGAAGCTGTTGCTCCTGCGACTTGAGGCCCTGGAAGAGGGCAGGCGTGAGTACCAGTACGTGCGTAACACCCTTATCGAGATGAACCTGACCCTCGTGCGTTACGTCGCCCGCAGATTCTCCAGCCGCAAGGAGTCCATGGAGGACGTGCTTCAGGTCGGCACGATCGGTCTGATCAAGGCGATCGACCGCTATGACGCCTCTCGCGACGTGGAGTTCACCACGCTGGCCGTCCCGTACATCCAGGGCGAGATCAAGCGGTTCTTCCGCGACACCACTTGGTCGGTGCATGTGCCACGGCGCCTGCAGGAGCTGCGGATCGACCTCGCCCGTGCCCGGGAAGAGCTGGAAGGGCAGGGCAGCCACGAGCCGTCCGCCGCCGAGCTCGCCGAACACCTCGACATGCCGGAGGACGAGGTGGCCGAGGGCCTGGTGGCCTGCAACGGCTATGACAGCGACTCCATCGACCGGCCCATCCAGGCCGGCAGTGGTGGAAGGCAGCAGACCGGCTTCGTCGCCGACCTCATCGGCACCGAGGACCCCGCCCTCGCCCTGGCCGAAGACATCCAGGCCCTCAAGCCGCACCTGGCCAAGCTCGATGACCGCGAACGCACCCTCCTCCAACTGCGCTTCGGCGCCGAAATGACCCAGACCGAAATCGGCGACGCACTGAACCTCTCCCAGATGCACGTCTCCCGCCTGCTGACCCGCATCTGCAGCAAGCTGCGAGAAGGACTCCTCGCCACAGCGTGA
- a CDS encoding DUF6131 family protein, giving the protein MVGLGIVLLVIGFVTGIAILWTIGIVLVAIGAILWLLGAMGHAVAGRKHY; this is encoded by the coding sequence ATGGTCGGTCTCGGCATCGTTCTCCTGGTCATCGGATTCGTGACGGGCATCGCCATCCTGTGGACCATCGGCATCGTGCTCGTGGCGATCGGCGCCATTCTGTGGCTCCTCGGCGCGATGGGGCACGCCGTCGCGGGGCGAAAGCACTACTAG
- a CDS encoding PP2C family protein-serine/threonine phosphatase, with product MAFPVGLIVVVVVVDILAPPDVHLGPLLVAAPAMAAALGGARLVASIGALAVVAQLIIALVRRGWITLNHEMQILALVVVTAVIMIFCRLRERQQRQLTQVRSVSEAAQRVLLRPLPRCIGPLKVASVYLAAEAEAHIGGDLYAAARTDDGTRLVIGDVRGKGLSSISDAAVLLGAFREAAHQHATLAELTRYLEGSVSRGLAELTETDHDADEDFVTAAVLDIPDDEPVIHLVDCGHPPPLLIRHRQVTPLEVRQPEPPLGLGEFTDTGYRVETFPFEAGDLLLLYTDGVIEARDRAGAFYPLTERVASWEGDGPEALLRHIRDDLLAHSDGSLGDDAAMIALSRTPASSTAPAGK from the coding sequence GTGGCGTTCCCCGTCGGCCTGATCGTGGTCGTCGTGGTGGTCGACATCCTCGCCCCGCCCGACGTCCACCTCGGTCCCTTGCTGGTCGCGGCCCCGGCGATGGCGGCCGCTCTCGGCGGGGCCAGGCTCGTGGCGTCGATCGGGGCCCTCGCCGTGGTGGCCCAACTGATCATCGCTCTGGTGCGCCGCGGGTGGATCACGCTCAACCACGAGATGCAGATCCTCGCCCTTGTGGTCGTCACGGCGGTCATCATGATCTTCTGCCGGCTGCGCGAGCGCCAGCAGCGGCAGCTGACACAGGTGCGCTCGGTGTCCGAGGCGGCACAGCGCGTGCTGCTGCGCCCGCTCCCCCGCTGCATCGGTCCACTCAAGGTCGCCTCCGTCTACCTGGCCGCCGAGGCCGAGGCGCACATCGGCGGCGACCTCTACGCCGCCGCCCGGACCGACGACGGGACCCGTCTGGTCATCGGCGACGTGCGCGGCAAGGGGCTGAGCTCCATCAGCGACGCCGCAGTACTCCTCGGTGCATTCCGTGAAGCGGCCCACCAACACGCCACCCTTGCCGAACTCACCCGCTACCTGGAAGGAAGCGTCAGCCGTGGCCTCGCCGAGCTCACCGAGACCGACCATGACGCCGACGAGGACTTCGTCACCGCCGCCGTCCTCGACATCCCCGACGACGAGCCCGTGATCCATCTGGTCGACTGCGGGCACCCCCCGCCTCTGCTCATTCGCCACCGCCAGGTCACACCGCTTGAGGTCCGCCAGCCCGAACCACCGCTGGGCCTCGGCGAATTCACCGACACCGGCTACCGCGTCGAAACCTTCCCCTTCGAGGCCGGCGACCTCCTGCTGCTCTACACCGACGGCGTCATCGAGGCCCGCGATCGCGCAGGCGCCTTCTACCCGCTCACCGAGCGGGTCGCATCGTGGGAGGGGGACGGCCCCGAGGCGCTCCTGCGACACATCCGCGATGACCTGCTCGCCCACAGCGACGGCAGCCTGGGCGACGACGCAGCCATGATCGCACTCTCGCGCACCCCCGCATCCTCGACGGCACCGGCAGGCAAGTGA
- a CDS encoding IS5 family transposase gives MSAPGRVSEADLRGAKIRFVWRGDLTDAQWARLEPLLPTGKKPGRPPVWTRRQPIDGVRWRTRTGAPWRNVPERYGPWGRVYDLFRRWQRNGTWKRILAELQAQADTKCLITWDINVDCTVCRAHQHAAGARERGTCRRSPPGGVAGEPADHRLGRSRGGLATKLHLAVEQSQKPMSIVITAGQRGESPQFEVVLGCIRVARLGSGRPRVRPRRVRPTKRTPPARTAPICVGVASGAQSQTRRSMLRILHSSRSSVARSTTFPGSKLRAEPPL, from the coding sequence GTGTCTGCCCCAGGACGTGTATCGGAAGCGGATCTTCGGGGTGCGAAGATCCGCTTCGTGTGGCGTGGAGACCTGACGGATGCGCAATGGGCCCGGCTGGAACCGTTGTTGCCGACCGGCAAGAAACCGGGACGGCCGCCGGTATGGACCCGGCGGCAACCGATCGACGGCGTACGGTGGCGAACACGCACCGGGGCGCCGTGGCGGAACGTGCCGGAACGGTATGGGCCCTGGGGCCGGGTGTACGACCTGTTCCGCCGCTGGCAGCGCAATGGCACCTGGAAACGCATCCTCGCCGAGCTGCAGGCCCAGGCCGACACAAAGTGTCTGATCACGTGGGACATCAACGTCGACTGCACAGTGTGCCGGGCCCACCAGCACGCCGCCGGGGCGCGGGAAAGGGGGACTTGTAGAAGGAGCCCGCCCGGCGGTGTCGCCGGCGAGCCGGCCGATCACAGGCTCGGACGCTCACGCGGCGGCCTGGCCACCAAGCTGCATCTGGCTGTCGAGCAGAGCCAGAAGCCCATGTCGATCGTGATTACGGCCGGGCAGCGCGGCGAGTCCCCGCAGTTCGAGGTCGTCCTGGGGTGCATCCGGGTCGCGCGGCTGGGGTCGGGCAGACCGCGCGTTCGTCCCCGGCGGGTACGGCCGACAAAGCGTACGCCTCCCGCAAGAACCGCACCTATCTGCGTCGGCGTGGCATCCGGTGCACAATCCCAGACAAGGCGGTCCATGCTCCGTATCCTGCACTCTTCACGCAGCTCTGTTGCCCGGTCAACCACATTCCCCGGTTCTAAGCTGAGAGCAGAGCCGCCTTTGTAG
- a CDS encoding universal stress protein yields the protein MITRGRQDPVGPVLVAVDGSPRGQPAIAFAFLEASLRGTDLVALHAWSTWSDHGEHALGRRVDIVDLVGDAEHLRQQEERVLTEALAHHREQYPGVTVRPCLVRGRTRPTLIEASADAQLMVVGSRGHGGFTGLMLGSVSQAALHHAHCPVTVVRSGP from the coding sequence ATGATCACCCGAGGGAGGCAGGACCCGGTCGGTCCGGTCCTTGTGGCTGTCGACGGCTCGCCTAGGGGACAGCCCGCCATCGCCTTCGCCTTCTTGGAAGCCTCCCTGCGGGGCACAGACCTCGTCGCGCTGCACGCCTGGAGCACCTGGTCCGACCACGGCGAGCATGCTCTGGGGCGCCGGGTGGACATCGTGGACCTGGTCGGCGACGCGGAGCACCTCCGGCAGCAGGAAGAGCGAGTGCTGACCGAGGCCCTGGCACACCACCGCGAGCAGTACCCCGGCGTAACCGTCCGGCCCTGCCTGGTCCGCGGACGCACCCGCCCGACACTGATCGAAGCGAGCGCGGATGCCCAGCTGATGGTGGTCGGTTCACGCGGACACGGCGGGTTTACCGGCCTGATGCTGGGATCGGTCAGCCAGGCCGCCCTCCATCACGCCCACTGCCCGGTCACCGTGGTGCGCTCCGGCCCCTGA
- a CDS encoding WXG100 family type VII secretion target, giving the protein MSGDESVAEQVFEAGLEIINPGGDPDTLRSAAKGWRDLHDNLQFMFQALDREVQRTLDSGWRGSAADSFAEHWKNLNAGMHKTLPQLPQAAQSLDEAADAIEEINDEIHKIYLEIGISIGISVGMSFLTMGFSAAAGAARAAQLATKAAKLAKTLGTILQKVGRAFQWISRMAKEHRFLKNALVNWTSNTGGTVITNALTGQETNVGDAVWQGGLASLAGTGPGMLATGGIKALGKGAGFAGVAGDVVGGSVGSVVGGLAVDGVKRANGEDVEMGWDTVVNAVAGGAGGAAVHGVNTQVPSGRGPHFPIEGIAQGISYGVGGAIAKPVHDAIWPPDEKPAEAKSEAADTPQGPRQGSVKDVFG; this is encoded by the coding sequence ATGAGTGGGGACGAGTCCGTAGCGGAGCAGGTCTTCGAGGCCGGCCTGGAGATCATCAACCCTGGCGGCGATCCGGACACCCTCCGCTCGGCCGCCAAGGGCTGGCGGGACCTGCACGACAATCTCCAGTTCATGTTCCAGGCGCTGGACCGTGAGGTGCAGCGGACCCTGGATTCCGGGTGGCGAGGCTCGGCAGCCGATTCCTTCGCGGAACACTGGAAAAACCTCAACGCGGGGATGCATAAGACCTTGCCGCAATTGCCGCAGGCGGCACAAAGTCTCGACGAGGCAGCAGACGCCATCGAGGAGATCAACGACGAGATCCACAAGATCTACCTGGAGATAGGCATCTCCATTGGCATCTCGGTCGGCATGTCCTTCCTGACGATGGGATTCTCGGCGGCCGCGGGGGCCGCCCGAGCCGCCCAGCTCGCGACCAAGGCCGCCAAACTCGCGAAAACTCTCGGCACCATCCTCCAGAAAGTCGGCAGAGCCTTCCAGTGGATCTCCCGGATGGCGAAGGAACACCGTTTCCTCAAGAACGCGTTGGTCAACTGGACCAGCAACACCGGCGGTACCGTCATCACCAACGCCCTTACCGGGCAGGAGACCAACGTGGGCGACGCGGTCTGGCAAGGCGGCTTGGCCTCGCTCGCCGGTACGGGGCCGGGGATGCTCGCGACGGGTGGCATCAAAGCTCTGGGCAAGGGCGCTGGATTCGCCGGAGTGGCCGGAGATGTGGTGGGAGGCAGCGTCGGCAGCGTCGTCGGCGGTCTGGCCGTGGACGGCGTCAAAAGAGCCAACGGCGAGGATGTCGAGATGGGTTGGGATACCGTCGTCAACGCCGTTGCAGGCGGCGCGGGCGGGGCCGCCGTCCACGGCGTGAACACGCAGGTGCCATCCGGTCGGGGCCCGCACTTCCCGATTGAGGGTATTGCCCAAGGAATCAGCTACGGCGTCGGCGGAGCCATCGCCAAGCCAGTGCACGACGCCATCTGGCCGCCTGACGAGAAGCCGGCCGAGGCGAAGAGCGAAGCCGCCGACACGCCACAGGGCCCGAGGCAGGGGTCAGTGAAGGACGTTTTCGGGTGA
- a CDS encoding DUF1648 domain-containing protein: MVLSSPVRLWLLPNAALLTALSVWGIVRYPHLPSRIPQHIGTDGVDAWTNRSIGSAFVLVFVHIGVTVLLTACAELTLRVTPSTELPDSVAPFGNGLVRSSLNRPRTRASALWTARALLTLNACVGMSFLIGCAVLWRSAPEPEVSGWLFTAMIAPILAGTALTVASTVRDRRAPAH, encoded by the coding sequence ATGGTCTTGTCATCTCCCGTACGCCTGTGGCTCCTCCCCAACGCCGCTCTCCTGACCGCTCTGTCCGTCTGGGGCATCGTCCGCTATCCGCATCTGCCGAGCCGGATACCGCAGCACATCGGCACCGATGGGGTGGACGCCTGGACGAACCGGTCTATCGGTAGCGCCTTCGTCCTCGTATTCGTGCACATCGGCGTAACTGTTCTGCTGACCGCCTGCGCGGAGCTGACACTGCGGGTAACTCCAAGCACCGAACTCCCTGACAGCGTTGCGCCCTTCGGCAACGGGCTCGTGAGGTCGTCGCTCAACCGGCCTCGCACACGCGCCTCCGCCCTCTGGACCGCCCGGGCGTTGTTGACACTCAACGCCTGCGTGGGCATGTCGTTCCTGATCGGCTGCGCAGTCTTGTGGCGTTCGGCGCCGGAACCAGAGGTATCCGGCTGGCTGTTCACCGCGATGATCGCGCCGATCCTCGCCGGGACTGCTCTGACGGTGGCATCCACCGTTCGCGACCGCCGAGCACCTGCACACTGA
- a CDS encoding sporulation delaying protein family toxin, protein MLRRTSVAIAAVTALAVSGVAVQGAMATPTAPRTHSAEALAGVGTAKDGRALFEGLAFAQGRVAEELGKSGKFVDIATLRTKNSTPEQRKAAASLLDTIQKQHPQFFSSFSTKLRSGDPRKVESAATEAAGILKSLATKSSAAVAEAGTGAGMCATVVLAINVLIAINLGGVGNVSVALNVQAWKAAVTTVHFWTAPPNGSSSLSRDQEIALLTKTLAA, encoded by the coding sequence ATGCTCAGACGCACAAGCGTCGCCATCGCTGCTGTGACCGCACTCGCCGTGAGCGGTGTCGCCGTCCAGGGAGCCATGGCCACACCCACCGCGCCGCGCACACATTCCGCGGAGGCATTAGCCGGCGTCGGTACTGCGAAGGATGGTCGCGCCCTGTTCGAAGGCCTTGCCTTCGCACAGGGGCGGGTGGCAGAAGAACTGGGCAAGAGCGGCAAGTTCGTAGACATCGCCACCCTCCGCACGAAGAACAGCACCCCAGAGCAGCGGAAGGCCGCCGCGTCTCTTCTCGACACCATTCAGAAGCAGCACCCGCAGTTCTTCAGCAGCTTCTCCACCAAGCTCCGCTCCGGAGACCCGCGGAAGGTGGAGAGCGCCGCCACCGAGGCCGCTGGTATTCTGAAGTCCCTCGCGACGAAGAGTTCCGCCGCCGTCGCTGAGGCTGGCACAGGTGCCGGAATGTGCGCCACTGTGGTGCTCGCAATCAACGTGCTCATCGCGATCAACCTGGGCGGTGTGGGCAACGTGTCGGTCGCCTTGAATGTGCAGGCATGGAAGGCCGCGGTGACCACGGTCCACTTCTGGACCGCGCCTCCGAACGGTTCCAGCTCCCTGTCCAGAGACCAGGAAATCGCCCTGTTGACGAAGACTCTGGCTGCCTGA